In one window of Drosophila innubila isolate TH190305 chromosome 2L unlocalized genomic scaffold, UK_Dinn_1.0 4_B_2L, whole genome shotgun sequence DNA:
- the LOC117781043 gene encoding uncharacterized protein LOC117781043 isoform X2 has product MTQQWKFNSHSLVEIPSCDWHILLNLYSGKRSEPTGYNVILNYIQWKEKEPDLDVKFLSLHGEWQSDGTFIIIANNGFKRKCLFFNTLSNNLERLKNSLLCLSSSPDEYLIYGYGERLAPAADVYIRQCDNTRRHLLKTSWYRASKEVVAKYSTQPPSGITLRKLETEDAAGINEIWPHREEGSEEFVKRLIDHNISVGACDINGKLIAWCLR; this is encoded by the exons ATGACGCAGCAATGGAAATTTAATTCCCATTCTCTTGTAGAGATACCGTCATGTGATTGGCATATTTTACTGAATCTTTACTCAGGGAAACGATCTGAACCTACTGGATATAATGTAATattgaattatattcaatGGAAAGAAAAGGAGCCGGATTTGGACGTCAAGTTTTTATCTCTACATGGTGAATGGCAGAGCGATGGCACctttattatcatt GCTAACAATGGTTTCAAAaggaaatgtttgttttttaatactttgaGCAATAATCTGGAACGCTTGAAAAATTCTCTTCTCTGTTTATCATCTTCCCCTGACGAGTATTTAATCTATGGATATGGAGAGCGTTTGGCACCTGCAGCCGATGTCTATATAAGACAATGTGATAATACTCGGCGACATTTATTGAAGACATCTTGGTACAGGGCTAGTAAGGAAGTTGTTGCTAAATATTCCACACA ACCACCTTCTGGTATTACACTTCGCAAACTGGAAACTGAAGATGCTGCAggtataaatgaaatatggcCACATCGTGAAGAGGGTTCCGAGGAGTTTGTCAAACGTTTGATAGACCACAATATATCAGTAGGTGCTTGCGATATTAATGGAAAATTGATAGCCTGGTGCTTGAGGTGA
- the LOC117780981 gene encoding PRA1 family protein 3: MSTPSTSSVGDAAAALSGNLQLPPLRTLDDFVLGSARFQLPNLKDFDKWGNRVVKNLLYYQTNYFLVFLAIYVVMIIFNPTKILSGLLVQALIIAIIWQFFSSKSKTNFIASRLTGGNQILAAQNAQQKWYILAGALLAGYLFLHLISAVLLTAFTLLLPISVTFIHSSLRLRNIKNKLANTIESFGPSTPMGALLDALNVRADGVIN; encoded by the coding sequence ATGTCGACACCATCAACATCTTCCGTTGGCGATGCGGCTGCAGCGCTGTCCGGCAACCTGCAGTTGCCACCACTGCGAACTCTGGATGACTTTGTGCTGGGATCGGCGCGCTTCCAATTGCCTAATCTAAAGGACTTTGACAAGTGGGGCAATCGTGTGGTCAAAAATTTGCTGTACTATCAAACCAATTATTTCCTTGTCTTTCTGGCCATCTATGTGGTTATGATCATTTTCAATCCCACTAAAATCTTGAGCGGTTTGTTAGTTCAAGCCTTGATTATTGCCATCATTTGGCAGTTCTTCAGCTCCAAATCCAAGACGAACTTCATTGCCAGCCGTCTAACTGGTGGCAATCAAATTCTTGCAGCTCAAAATGCCCAACAGAAGTGGTACATATTGGCGGGAGCATTGTTGGCTGgctatttgtttttgcatttgattaGTGCTGTGCTCTTGACGGCATTTACACTGCTTTTGCCCATCTCGGTGACCTTTATACACTCCTCATTGCGGTTACGGAACATTAAGAACAAGTTGGCCAACACAATTGAGAGCTTTGGACCATCTACTCCCATGGGAGCACTGCTGGATGCATTGAATGTACGCGCTGATGGCGTCATTAACTAA
- the LOC117781065 gene encoding FAS-associated factor 2: MEAEGLTNEQTDKVLQFQDLTGIEDMNICRDVLIRHQWDLEVAFQEQMNIREGRPTMLTASSDVRAPTVINDHFLQQIFSANMPGSRTVSRVPSIGPMPRSFTGIVGYVINFVFQYFYSTLSGIVRALINIGGGNEPRIVTDPLADVMKFIREYHERYPEHPVFYQGTYAQALNDAKQELRFLLVYLHQDPSKNPDVESFCRETLSSRSVIDYINTHTLLWGCDVSTPEGYRVMQSLTVRGYPLMVVIMLRANRMVIVGRLEGDCTSEELLRRLQSVIAFNEVWLSQARTDRLQRNFTQTLRRQQDEAYEQSLLADEEKERQRERERAAARQVLEAEERARRDVELRKEEIARQKIELASLVPSEPPADAADAIAVVFKLPNGVRLERRFQQANSILDVYHFLFCHPESPDEFEITTNFPKRVLYSKTAVDAAEGSANEIVNKTLKDVGLKNREVLFVHDLEA; the protein is encoded by the exons ATGGAGGCGGAGGGTCTGACAAATGAGCAAACGGACAAAGTGCTGCAATTTCAGGATTTGACGGGCATTGAGGACATGAACATTTGTCGCGATGTGCTCATACGCCATCAATGGGATCTCGAG GTGGCCTTCCAGGAGCAGATGAATATACGCGAGGGTCGGCCCACCATGCTTACAGCGTCGTCGGATGTCCGCGCACCGACTGTTATCAATGACCATTTCCTGCAACAGATCTTCTCGGCAAATATGCCAGGCAGCCGGACGGTTAGCCGCGTGCCCAGTATTGGCCCGATGCCGCGAAGTTTTACGGGCATTGTCGGCTATGTGATTAACTTTGTGTTCCAATACTTTTACTCGACACTTTCGGGTATTGTTCGTGCATTAATCAACATTGGTGGTGGCAATGAGCCGCGTATTGTTACGGATCCCCTGGCTGATGTGATGAAGTTCATTCGCGAGTACCATGAGCGTTACCCGGAGCATCCTGTATTTTATCAGGGCACCTATGCCCAAGCACTGAATGATGCCAAGCAAGAGCTGCGCTTCTTGCTCGTCTATCTGCACCAGGATCCCAGCAAGAATCCAGATGTGGAGTCATTTTGCCGCGAGACGCTATCCTCACGTTCAGTCATCGATTATATTAACACGCATACACTGCTATGGGGCTGTGATGTGTCCACACCAGAAGGTTATCGTGTCATGCAATCTCTTACAGTGAGAGGCTACCCCTTAATGGTGGTAATTATGCTCCGAGCCAATCGGATGGTAATTGTGGGACGCTTGGAAGGCGATTGCACGTCAGAGGAATTGCTCCGTCGGCTACAATCAGTGATAGCTTTTAATGAGGTGTGGCTAAGCCAGGCACGCACTGATCGTCTCCAAAGGAACTTTACACAGACGTTGCGGCGCCAGCAGGATGAGGCTTATGAGCAGAGTCTACTGGCGGATGAGGAGAAGGAGCGTCAGCGTGAGAGAGAACGTGCTGCCGCACGTCAGGTACTAGAGGCAGAGGAGCGGGCTCGTCGCGATGTCGAGCTGCGTAAAGAGGAGATTGCCAGACAAAAGATTGAGCTGGCCAGTTTAGTGCCCTCTGAACCGCCAGCCGATGCAGCTGATGCTATCGCCGTTGTATTTAAACTGCCTAACGGCGTTCGTCTGGAGCGACGTTTCCAGCAAGCAAATTCCATTTTG gatgTATACCATTTCCTTTTCTGCCATCCCGAATCGCCGGATGAATTTGAAATAACAACGAATTTTCCGAAGCGTGTACTCTATTCCAAGACGGCCGTGGATGCCGCTGAGGGCTCTGCAAATGAAATCGTCAACAAGACACTTAAGGATGTGGGTCTGAAGAATCGCGAGGTGCTCTTTGTGCACGATTTGGAAGCGTAA
- the LOC117780980 gene encoding uncharacterized protein LOC117780980 has product MDISDIQWLQKVVPLAYKALKTLSSCPKRLCPTSTSQLLSSSPLIEQQEETAVPESSSKRRRKIQTLHSGRQRRIWVRKENLSRDVDGLFATAFYNARNQEEFCMRTGMTPQVFDMLFSLVGEQLNKNSIRRPISPECRLFLTLVYLTNVESIQDLSKAFEMGSSTVRAVVPETSEVLWNTLEPAFMPQPNWSNIVEGYQQTWEVPHCLGAVDAKLLDVDYKGANDIILLASCDTNLNFTCIDIATVTDAVDNQLHWHYDFGSQLLDLQLVNILPPEPLQSGKDQKDQENFVYTFIADSSFPMREHLITPYKSRYLDFDQFHFNRHLSRALAGSIDKAFNLLLSRWRLLSQPLRQSPSNAEKIVRAAVVLHNFVKQHEETYCPVDYLEELSMCPIQQKVPNSLLSSCEQRLVNCNATIRLQDCMKNLLSAKLESTA; this is encoded by the exons ATGGACATCAGCGATATCCAATGGCTGCAGAAAGTTGTCCCTTTAGCATATAAAGCTCTAAAAACGCTGTCAAGTTGTCCAAAGAGATTGTGTCCAACATCGACTTCACAGCTGTTATCATCTTCTCCGTTAATCGAACAGCAGGAGGAAACAGCAGTACCcgaaagcagcagcaaaaggcGGCGTAAAATTCAAACACTTCACAGTGGCAGACAACGTAGAATTTGGGTGAGGAAGGAGAATCTCAGCCGGGATGTAGACGGGCTCTTTGCTACCGCTTTCTACAATGCACGTAATCAGGAAGAATTTTGCATGCGCACCGGCATGACGCCACAGGTGTTTGATATGCTCTTCAGTTTGGTTGGCGagcaattgaataaaaattccaTACGCAGGCCAATATCTCCAGAATGCCGATTGTTCCTGACCTTGGT ATACTTGACCAATGTGGAGAGTATTCAGGATTTGTCAAAGGCCTTTGAAATGGGTAGCTCCACGGTGCGTGCCGTTGTACCGGAAACCAGCGAAGTTCTATGGAATACACTTGAGCCAGCATTTATGCCACAACCCAATTGGAGCAATATTGTCGAGGGCTATCAGCAGACATGGGAAGTGCCCCATTGTCTAGGAGCCGTGGATGCCAAGCTACTAGACGTGGACTACAAGGGAGCAAATGATATCATACTGCTGGCCAGCTGTGATACAAATCTTAACTTCACCTGCATTGACATTGCCACAGTGACAGATGCTGTTGACAACCAACTCCATTGGCATTATGATTTTGGATCTCAGTTACTTGATCTACAGCTGGTCAATATATTACCACCAGAACCATTGCAAAGTGGAAAAGACCAGAAGGATCAAGAAAACTTTGTGTATACCTTTATAGCAGATTCTTCGTTTCCCATGCGAGAGCATCTTATAACACCCTATAAGTCCAGATATCTGGATTTCGATCAGTTTCATTTCAATCGGCATTTATCTCGTGCTCTGGCTGGCAGCATTGATAAGGCctttaatttgttgctgtctCGCTGGCGTCTCTTATCACAGCCACTACGTCAGAGTCCGAGCAATGCTGAGAAAATAGTTAGAGCCGCCGTGGTGCTGCATAATTTTGTCAAGCAACACGAGGAAACATACTGTCCAGTTGACTACTTGGAGGAGTTGTCAATGTGCCCAATCCAACAGAAAGTGCCAAATTCATTGTTATCCAGCTGTGAGCAGCGCTTAGTCAATTGCAATGCGACAATTCGATTACAAGACTgcatgaaaaatttattaagcgCCAAGTTGGAGTCAACTGCGtag